CGGAAGCTCTTTCGAAGATTCACGGACGTGGGCGGCGCGGGCTTGGAGCACGCGGCGAGGAACAGACAGGCCAACAGGAGGACAGGGCGGAAGGACATCATTCTGGGAATACGCGGTGAATCGGTGTCACGGGTTCGCGACACGCGCGGCGGTGTTCCGGAGGGTGGCTTGACAGCTCGCGACATCGCGTCTACTTCTTCTCGCAGAATGTTCGTCACCTCCGCCATGTGCATGTGTTCGATGCCTGTTCCGGGTGGGCCCAAGCCCGCCGCGGCCGGCTGACGCACAGCCTGCCCCTGGCGAGCCAACCGGAGCCCACCCACCCGCGAGGGTCGGTGGGCTTCGTCGTTCCGGGCCTCCGCTCTCGCATCTCTGCCGAAGAGCGTCGCAGCGCCCACCGAGTCCTGAAGCCCTCCCCGCCGCCCGCAGTGCCCTGACGTCCCCACCACCCGTCCGCCTTCACGCACGCGCGTTCCCTCCGGAGCGACGCGAACAGGAGTCCCTTGCCATGAGCACGCCCAACAACGAACGCCCGCTGCACCCCGACACGCTCGCGCTGCACGCCGGCTATTCGCCCGACCCCACCACGGGCGCTCGCGCGGTGCCCATCTACCAGACGACCAGCTACCGCTTCCGCGACGCGGACCACGCCGCCGCGCTCTTTGGCCTCAAGGAGTTCGGCAACATCTACACGCGCATCATGAACCCCACGACGGACGTCTTCGAGAAGCGCATCGCCGCGCTCGAAGGCGGCGTGGGCGCGCTCGCGGTCGCGTCCGGACAGGCCGCGCAGACGCTGGGCATCCTCAACATCCTCAAGACGGGGGATGAAATCGTCTCCGGCGCCAGCCTCTACGGCGGCACGTACAACCTCTTCAAGGTGACGCTCGCGCGCCTGGGCATCACCACGAAGTTCGTGGACGCGAGCAACCCGGACGCGTTCCGCCAGGCCATTGGCCCGAAGACGAAGGCGCTCTACCTGGAGTCCCTGGGCAACCCGCGCCTGGACGTGCCGGACTTCGACGCCATTGGCGCCGTGGCGCGCGAGGCGGGCCTGCCCCTCTTCGTGGACAACACCGCGCTGTCCCCCGCCCTCTTCAACCCGCTGCGCCACGGCGCGCACATCGTGCTGCACAGCGCGACGAAGTACATCGGCGGCCACGGCACCTCCATTGGCGGCGTCATCGTGGATGGCGGCAACTTCCCCTGGGAGAACGGCAAGTTCCCGGAGCTGACCGAGCCCAACCCCGGCTACCACGGCCTGCGCCTGCGCGAGGCCTTCGGGCCCGCGGCCTTCATCCTCAAGGCCCGCCTGGAGGGCCTGCGTGACATCGGCCCCGCGCTCAGTCCCTTCAACGCGCACGCGTTCATCCTGGGCCTGGAGACGCTGCGGCTGCGGCTGGAGCGCCACTCGCAGAACGCGCTCGCGGTGGCCAGGTGGCTCAAGCAGCACAAGAAGGTGGAGTGGGTGCGCTACCCGGGCCTGGAGGACGACCCCTCGTTCCTCAACGCGAAGAAGTACCTGCACGGCGGCTTCGGCGGGCTCGTCACCTTCGGCGTGAAGGGCGGCCTGTCCGCCGGGCGCAAGGTGATTGACGGCGTGAAGCTGTGGAGCCTGCTCGCGAACATCGGCGACACGCGCTCGCTCATCATCCACCCCGCGTCCACCACGCACGAACAACTCTCCCCGGCGGAGCGCGCCAGCACGGGCGTCACCGACGACCTGGTGCGCCTGTCCGTGGGCATCGAGCACCTGGACGACATCGTGGCCGACCTCGATCAGGCCCTGAACGCGGTCTGACGCCATGCGACCCGTGAGGCCTGGCCAGGAAATCCCCCCGCGCGCGGAGACCCCGCGCGTCTTCGACCTGTCGCTGCCGGACCTGCCGCTGGAGGCCGGCGCCCGCGTGGCGCCCCACCTCGTGCGCGGCTGGTGGTGGGGGCCCCCGGAGGACCTCGCGTGGTTGCAGTCCCGCGCCCGCGTGCATTCGGAGGAAGCGACACGCGAAGGCCGGCTGCGCGTGGTGCGGAGGACCGCCTCCGAGCTGCGCGACGCAGCCTCCGACGCGCGCCGCATCGGCCTCCGCCGCACGCCGGATCCGGTGCCCACCGTGCTGCTGGTGCACGCGCTCACGGGTGACATGAACGCCGGAGGAGAAGGCGGCTGGTGGGCCCCCGTCATCGGGCACGGCCGGCCGCTGGACCCTTCGCGCGTGCGGCTGTTGTGCTTCAACAACCTGGGCTCCTGCTACGGCACCTCTGGCCCCGCGGACGAGGGCTTCCCGCTGCGCACCGACGACACGCGCTTCGGCCCGTCGCCAGTGCTGCCCAAGGGCGACCTGCGCCTGGATGAGCGCAGCCTGCCCGCGACCATCACGCCGTGGGACCAGGCGCGCTCCATCCTCGCGGCGCTGGACGCGCTGGGCGTGGATGAGGTGGCGCTCGTCATCGGCGGTTCGCTGGGAGGCATGGTGGTGCTGTGCCTGGCGGCGCTCGCACCGGAGCGCTTCCAGCGCATGGTCCCCATCGCGACAGCGGAGGCCGCGTCCGCGTGGGCGGTGGGCTGGAACCACGTGGCCCGGCAGGCCATCCTGCTCGACCCCGAGTACCCCGAATCCCCCCGTCGAGGCCTGGAGCTGGCGCGTCAGCTGGCGACGCTCACCTATCGCGCGGAGGCCGGACTGGAGGCGCTCCAGCCGCGTCCGCAGGCGTGGTCGTCACGCGCGTTGTACCCGGTGGAGAGCTACCTGGAGTACCAGGGCACGAAGCTGGAGGCGCGCTTCGACGCGCGGGCGTACCTGGCGCTGCTGGGCGCCATGGACCATCACGACCTCACGCGCGTGCCCACGCCGAGCGGCGGGCCCGGCGTCGACCGCATCCGCGCGAGCACGCTCACCGTCGGCATCGACCGGGACGCGCTCTTCCCGCCCGAGCACATGAAGAACCTGTCCCGCCGCCTGCGCGCGCAGGGACTGCATGCCGAGTACGCGGCCCTGTGCAGCGTGCACGGCCACGACGGCTTCCTCATCGAATGGGACGCGCTCGCGCCCCTGCTGGTCCGCGCGCTGGCCCTGCCTCCGGGCGTGGGCCGTGACGCCCGCCTTTCCTCCACTGCCGGCGTCCGCGCCCGGAAGACCTCATGACCGCCCCTGTGAGCATCACCCGTTACGCTCCGTTCCTGCTCGACACGGCCCAGGGACTCGCGTCCGTGGCCACGCACCTGTCGCGCCGCGACGCGGGCAGCACGCGCGCCGCCATCGTGTCCTCACCGCCCTGGCTCGCCGCGGGGCTGGAGTCCGCGCTGTCCACCGCGTTGAAGGGCAACTCCACGCTGGCCCGGCAGGAGCTGGATGGCCTGCTCGCGCGAGGCCTGTTGATGCTGGAGGAGGCCGAGCGCCGGCTGGGCGCGCCCCCGGGCTCCACGTCGGTGGAGGCGGACGGCTCGCGCACGTTGGCATCGCTGCTGGAGCCCGCGCGCCGCGCGCTGGATGGCGCGAGCCTGGTGCGCGAGCGGCGGCCCGCGCTGGAGGACGTGGTGCGCGGCACCGGCGAGCGGTTGACGGCGGCGCTGCTGGCGAAGCTGCTGGGTGCGCGCGGCGTGCCGTCGCTGGAGGTGGACGCGGCGGACTGGACGGTGACGGAGGGTGAGCCCGGACAGGCGCGCGTGAACCGCGAGCACACCCGCGCCCGGGTGGCCACGCTGCGGCCTTCGTGGGAGGGACGGCTGACGTTGCACGCGGGTGGCCGGGGGACGGCGGTGGATGGCCGCTCCACGACGCTGGGCGTGGAGGGCGCGGACGAGACGGCGGCGGTGCTGTCCGTGCTGCTGGGCACGCCGCTGACGCTGTGGACGGACGTGCCTGGGGTGATGACGGCGGATCCGCTGCACGTCGCGGATGCGCGGCCGGTGCCACACCTGAGCTACACGGAGGCGCTGGAGCTGGTGTACCTGGGCCTGCCCACGCTGCACCCGCGCGCGCTGTCCACGCTGCGCGACGCGGACATCCCGCTGCGCGTGCGCCACCTGCAACAGCCTGACGAGCCCGGCACGCTCATCGACGTGCGCGGCGCGGGCAACGGCACCGTGCCCACGTGCGTGGTGTCCCTGGAGGACCTGGCGCTGCTGGGCCTGGAGGGCGGCACGGAGGAGGCGGCGCGTCCGGTGGGGCCTCGCGCGTTGCAGGCGCTGGAGGCCGCGGGCATCGACGCGTGGATGGCGGCGCAGTCGTCACCGGGGCGCTCGGTGGCGGTGGTGCTGCGCCGGGCGCACGCGGCCCGCGCGGAGCAGGTGCTGCGGCGGGAGCTGGCGCCAGAGCTGGAGCGCGGCGCGTTGCAGCCGCCACAGGTGCGCGCGCCGGTGACGCAGGTGGCGCTGGTGGCGGAGGCCATGGGCCAGGGCGCCAACGTGGCGGGACGGCTGTTCCAACCGCTGGGCGCGCTGGGCGTCAACGTGCGCGCCATCGCGCAGACGGCGAGCGCTCGCTCCATCTCGTTCATCGTGGATGGGGCGGAGACGGCGCTGACGGTGCGCACGGTGCACGCGGCCTTCCACTTCGCGCATGAAGAGGTGAGCCTGCTGGTGCTGGGCCATGGCGTGGTGGGCAGCCAGTTGCTGGAGCAGCTGCGCATGTTGCAGGAGACGCTGGCGCAGGGGCACGGCATCCAGCTCAATCTGGTGGGGCTCGCGGACAGCCGGCGGGTGCTCTTCTCGCCGGAGGGCATCCCGCTGAAGCAGTGGCGCGAGCGCATCCAGTCCGTGCCCGAGGGCGCGTCACCGCCCGTGGTGCGCGCGCTGCTGGAGCCGCTGCGCCGGCTGCCCGTGCCGGTGCTGGTGGACTGCACTGCGGCGGAGGGCATGCAGGAGCTGTACCTGGAAGCGTTCCGCAGCGGCATCCACGTGGTGGCGGCGAACAAGAAGCCGCTGACCCAGCCACTCGAGGTCTGGGAGCGGCTGCGGAGCACGGCGCACCTGAACCACCGCGCGTACCACTACGAGACGACGGTGGGCGCGGGCCTGCCGGTCATCCAGACGCTGAAGGACCTGGTGCGCACGGGCGACCGGGTGCACGGCGTGGAGGGTTCGTTCTCCGGGACGCTCGGCTACTTGAGCCAGCAGTTGATGGACGGAGTGCCGCTGTCGAAGGCGGTGCGCACCGCGCGCGAGAAGGGCTTCACGGAGCCGCACCCTCGCGAGGACCTGGCGGGCACGGACGCCGCGCGCAAGGCGCTCATCCTCGCGCGTGAGCAAGGCCTGGACCTGTCGATGGAGGACGTGGAGGTGGAGCCGTTCGTGCCGCGCGAGTACCTGGAGGAGGCGGACGTGGAGCGCTTCCTCACGGGGCTGGAGAAGCTGGACCGGACGTTCACCTCGCGCATCGAGGGACTGCGCGCGGAGGGCAAGGTGCTGCGCTACCTGGCGCGCATCGACCCGGCGGCGAAGGACGGGCCGGTGCTGCGGGTGGGGCCGGTGGCGGTGCCGAAGGAGCATCCGGCGACACGGCTGCGCGGCTCGGAGGCGTTCGTGGCCTTCTCCACGGAGCGCTACGCGGACTACCCGCTGCTGGTCCAGGGCGCGGGGGCAGGCGGCCCTGTCACGGCGGCGGGCGTCCTCGCGGACATCCTGAAGATCGCCCAGAACCTGCGGGGGCGCTGAGTCCGGGCTCGGCGGCCGGCTCAGTAGCCGACGTAGCCGCTGCCGCTGTTCATCGCCTGGATGCCCGGCGTGTTGGACACGGAGCCGTAGCGGTCCACCGCGTAGCGCACGGCAGCGATGATGTTGTCCACCGGGTTGCGGATGTTGTCGTGGCCCGGGAGCTTGAACGCGTCGAACGTCGGCTGGATGGTCTGCATCAGTCCGATGGACGGGTGGCCATCCTTGGCGTTCTGGTCCCAGAGGTTGATGGCGTTCGGGTTCCCGCTGGACTCGTGCTGGATGATCTTCGCGATGTCCTGCGGGTTCATCTTGTCCACCGGGACGCCGTTGGCCTTGAGGATGTCCATGGCCTGCTTGATCCAATCGCCCACCTCGCCCTTCGGGATGTCACCCGCGGCGCCGGCCGACTGAGCGGAGCCGGCCTGGAACGAGTCACCCGCAGCGGGAGCGCCGCCCGCGTTGGACGCACCGGAGACGCACGACGGAGCCTGCGCTCCGGCCGCGCCGCCCGCGGAGGCAGCGGCGCCGCCCAGCTGGGTCTGGAGCAGTTGGACGAGTTGCTGCAGCTGCTTCGCCATGTCCTCGATCCCCTCCGCGAACTGCTTCCACTGCGCACCCTTCGCGGGGCCCGCGCTGAAGCCGTCCTGCTGGAACGAGGACACCGAGCCCGAACCCGGCTTCTGGCAGGAACCGCCCTGCACGCGGGCGCCGGACACGGCATCCGGACGGGAGGCGAAGTCCTGGGAGGGGACGCGGAAGGAAGCGAGGCGGGCGGAACCGGGGGCGGGGACCATGGTGATTTCCTCGAGAGCTTGAGTACGTCTGACGAGGAACACCTACAGCAGGGGACATGCCAACCCATGGGCTGACACCAGCTTGAGGCCAAGTGCTTGATGTCCTTGGAAACGCGCGAGGAACGGTGGGACGAACCGGGGCCCGTCCCTGGTGACTGGAGTCACCGCTCGCCAACAGCGGTCACCAGCCGCGACGCGCCCTACTTCGTGCGCCGGGCCCTCTTCGCGGCCGGAGCCTTCTTCTTCACCGGCGCGGCCTTCTTCACGGCCCGGGGCTGCTTCGTGGCCACGGCCTTCTTCGTGCCCTTCGCGGGGCCGTGCTTCTTCAGCGAGGCCGCGCCCTGCTCCGCGAGGCCCTGCTCCAGCGCGGGAGGCTTCTTCGCGCCCTTCTTCCCCGCGGGCTCGCGCTTCGGAGCCCCTTCACGGGTCACCTCCACGGTCCGTCCGGAGAACGCGTTCCAGCTCTCCAGTGCACGCGTCCAGCGCGCCAGCGTCTCCTCACGCGCATCCGCGTCTGGCAGCCCTTCCGCATGCAGCGCCACGGTGACGCCATGGACCGACGGCAACACGCGAAGCTGCACGGTGCGCGCACGGGGCCAGTCGTCACGCTCCAAACGCAGGCGCAGCTGCTTGGGCGGGACCTGACGCACGACCTTGACGCGCGTCCCATCCGCGAGCGCGACCTGCGCGCCCTCCATCAGCGCCTGGGCACAGGCCCCCACCCACCGGACCAGTCCCGACGCCTCGCCCCACGCGGCCCAGGCCATCTCCGAGCCCACCGCGAAGGAGCGCCGCACCCCTGCTTGATAGCCACCACCCGCGACCCGGCCCGTCGACATGGAAACTCCTGTCTGCCCAATCTCGTTTTTCAACCTGAGAGGAACGATGCGACATCTTCTGACGGGCCTGCTGTGCGCGGGAACCCTGCTGTTGGCCTCGTCGATCTGCAACTTCTAGCGGCCCTCAGGGGGCGGCCACCCGCGCCTGCCGCTCCCACTCCGCCGGCAGGCCGATGTTGAGGAACACCGGGAAGCGCAGCCCCGGGTACGCCGCCTCGATGCGCGCGCGGATGTGCTGCGCCGCCGCGTCCGTGAAGGGCCCCTGGGGATGCTCCGCGGCGACCTCCGCGATGACGCGCTCCAGGTACTGCCGCTCGCTCACGAGCAGCCCCGCGTCTCCCGACGGCCCCCGCCCCGGATGCACCCACTTCGGGCGCAGCGCCGTCAGCTCCTCCAGCCGCTGAAGCCACGCCTCCGTGCGCCCCATCTCCAGCCAGCTGTGCGCGTCGTTCGCCACCAGGTCGCCGGGGAACACGTGCCCGTCGAACTCCACCACCACGTGCGCCTCGCTGCACCCCGCGCCCAGCACGTGCGCCTTCACCGTCACGCCGCCCGCGCTCAGCTCCGTGGTCTGGCTCCCGAAGCTGTCCGGCAGCGGCAGCACCGCCGGATAGTCCGGCGCATACCGGGCGGCGAACGCCCGCGTGCGCTTCTCGTGGATGGCCGGGATGGACGCACGCACCTGCTCGCTCGTCACCACGCGGATGCCGCGCTTTCGCAGCACGTCCGTGCCGTTGAACTTGTCCGGGTTGGCGTGCAGCACGATGGCCAGCTCCGCCTTCTTGCCCGTCACCGCCTCCGCCCAGGTGACGAACTCCTCCGCCGCGGACGGCAGGAACTGCGTGTCCACCAGGATGAGCCCCGTGGGCCCTTCAATCCAATACGACGACGTGCTGAAGCCCCACGGCGAGGACACATAGGTGCCCACCCGCGCGTCCGCGTGCGAGGCCAGCGTCACCTGCGCCCCCTTCAGACGCGGCGGGGATGACGCACAGCCCACGGACAGAACGGCCAGCAGGGTCAGGACGACAGCGGAACGGTGCAAGACAGCCTCCAGAAGAAAGCGCGCCCTGCCTAATCGCCCGCCGTCCCGCTCGCAAGCCGGAGCGGGAGGCTCACCCCGTGGGGCGGTAGCCCGGCATGAGGAAGTTGTCGTGGTCCGCGTACGCCGGCGCGTCCGCCTCACCGGTGAACGCGCGCAGGATGCAGTACTCCGGATAGGACGCCTGGACGGTGATCTGATCCCCCACCTGGAGGACCACGTCGCCGTTCGGGTGCAGCGTCTCCTCTTCGCCCCGGATGAGCGACAGGGCCAGCCCGCCGAAGCGGTCGCGCACCTGGGAGATGTTCATCCCCGGCAGCCCTTCGCGCACCACGAACAGCGACACCACCATCAGGTGCTTGCCAATGCGGAACGAGTGGACGAGCCGCGGATCCAACGCCGCCAGCGCCATGGCGGGCGCGGCCAGCGAGGAGCTGGACAGGGCCTCCGCCTTGAACGTGTCGCGCACCTTCGCGCCCAGGTCGTCGTCGAACAGGCGGATGACCACGCGGATGCCGGGGTTCAGCCGCCGCGCGTCCAGCGCGATGTTCAGGTTCGCCAGGTCGTCGTCCGTGGCGCAGACGATGGCGGACGCCTTCTTCACGTGCGTGCGCGGCAGGCACAGCGGGCTGCGCGTGTCGTCGATGAGCAGCGGGATGTTCTCGTCGCGCAGCGCGGACACGAACGTCGCGTCCTCGCGCTTCTCCACCACGACGACGTCCTTGCCCATCTCCCGCAGCTGCGTCACCACGCGGTAGCCCACGCGTCCCGCGCCGCACACCACGACGTGGCCCTTCATCGTTTCGGACACCACGGAGACCCACTCCTTGTCGTTCTTGTGCCGCGCGAAGAAGAGGTACGCGAAGCGCACCACGCCATCCACCACCAGCGCGATGCTGACCGGCGGGATGAGGATGTTGAGCGACTCCACGAACCAGTCGGCCACGTAGGGCAGCGACGGCTGGCCGAAGAGCAGGAAGTAGACGTGGTGCAGCGCCTCTCCATAGGAGATGCGGTCCCCGTCCGGTCCCACGTAGCGCCAGTGGTACAGCGCCGGACCCACCCCGAAGATGACCGCCGCGAGCAGCAACGTGCTGCGGAACCTCCGCGACAGCGCGCGCAGGTACCGCAGGTCCATCATCAGGCGCGCGGCCGGGCTCTTCATGCGCGGGGGAGTCTACGCCGCCGGGGTGATGTCCGTGGAGGCTTCCGCCTTCGAACGGCGCTTCTCGATGAGCCACACCGCCAGCACGCCCAGCTCGTAGCAGAGCAGCATGGGGCCGGCCATGAGCGACAGGTTCACCACGTCACCCGTGGGCGTCAGGATCGCCGCCGCGATGAGGCACACCACGAACGCGTGGCGCTGGTAGCGGATGAGGAAGCTCGACTGCACCACCCCGACGATGCCCAACAGCGCCATCACCAGCGGCAGCTCGAAGATGACGCCGAAGGCGAGGATGAGCAGCAGCACCAGCGACAGCTGCTCGTTCATGGTCAGCATGGGCCGCGTCCAGCGCGCGGCCTCCGCTTCGGCGTGCCCCTTCGCCAGCTCCTTCTGCAGCCGCCACAGGCCGGACATCTCCTCGGCGCGCGTGGGCGCCACGCCCGCGAGCAGGCTGGCCGCCTGGTCCATGGCGGCCTCCGACGCGACGTAGTCCTGCTTGCCGAAGGCCGTCACCGCCTCCACGCGCTTCTCCACCGCCTGGCGCAGCACGCCGCGCGCGGAGACCCCCAGCCCGTCCGCCGCCGCGTCCAGCAGGTCACCCAGGCCCTTGAGGCGCGCGGTGAGCTCCACGCTCTTCGCGGTCGCCACCTCCGGGTCCTTCACCTGTCCTTCACCGGCCGCCGTCAGCGCGGCGCTGGTCTCCTTGGCCACGTGGCCGGCGCGCTCCACTTCTCCAATGCGCAGGAAGCGCAGCGCGTCCTCGCCGCCCATGCGCGCGGTGT
This DNA window, taken from Corallococcus coralloides DSM 2259, encodes the following:
- a CDS encoding transglycosylase SLT domain-containing protein, which translates into the protein MVPAPGSARLASFRVPSQDFASRPDAVSGARVQGGSCQKPGSGSVSSFQQDGFSAGPAKGAQWKQFAEGIEDMAKQLQQLVQLLQTQLGGAAASAGGAAGAQAPSCVSGASNAGGAPAAGDSFQAGSAQSAGAAGDIPKGEVGDWIKQAMDILKANGVPVDKMNPQDIAKIIQHESSGNPNAINLWDQNAKDGHPSIGLMQTIQPTFDAFKLPGHDNIRNPVDNIIAAVRYAVDRYGSVSNTPGIQAMNSGSGYVGY
- a CDS encoding MBL fold metallo-hydrolase, with amino-acid sequence MHRSAVVLTLLAVLSVGCASSPPRLKGAQVTLASHADARVGTYVSSPWGFSTSSYWIEGPTGLILVDTQFLPSAAEEFVTWAEAVTGKKAELAIVLHANPDKFNGTDVLRKRGIRVVTSEQVRASIPAIHEKRTRAFAARYAPDYPAVLPLPDSFGSQTTELSAGGVTVKAHVLGAGCSEAHVVVEFDGHVFPGDLVANDAHSWLEMGRTEAWLQRLEELTALRPKWVHPGRGPSGDAGLLVSERQYLERVIAEVAAEHPQGPFTDAAAQHIRARIEAAYPGLRFPVFLNIGLPAEWERQARVAAP
- the tatC gene encoding twin-arginine translocase subunit TatC, which encodes MSLAEHLTELRTRLVKCSLAVLVLGAVSLIFAKPIFGVLMRPVLDALPPEGRSLVYTSGIEEINVLMKVGVYCGIFLTTPVILWQIWGFVAPGLYPEERKYASPFVVLGSVAFIVGALFCYFLVLPSMFKFLLNEEETLALEQRMDTARMGGEDALRFLRIGEVERAGHVAKETSAALTAAGEGQVKDPEVATAKSVELTARLKGLGDLLDAAADGLGVSARGVLRQAVEKRVEAVTAFGKQDYVASEAAMDQAASLLAGVAPTRAEEMSGLWRLQKELAKGHAEAEAARWTRPMLTMNEQLSLVLLLILAFGVIFELPLVMALLGIVGVVQSSFLIRYQRHAFVVCLIAAAILTPTGDVVNLSLMAGPMLLCYELGVLAVWLIEKRRSKAEASTDITPAA
- a CDS encoding O-acetylhomoserine aminocarboxypropyltransferase/cysteine synthase family protein, whose product is MSTPNNERPLHPDTLALHAGYSPDPTTGARAVPIYQTTSYRFRDADHAAALFGLKEFGNIYTRIMNPTTDVFEKRIAALEGGVGALAVASGQAAQTLGILNILKTGDEIVSGASLYGGTYNLFKVTLARLGITTKFVDASNPDAFRQAIGPKTKALYLESLGNPRLDVPDFDAIGAVAREAGLPLFVDNTALSPALFNPLRHGAHIVLHSATKYIGGHGTSIGGVIVDGGNFPWENGKFPELTEPNPGYHGLRLREAFGPAAFILKARLEGLRDIGPALSPFNAHAFILGLETLRLRLERHSQNALAVARWLKQHKKVEWVRYPGLEDDPSFLNAKKYLHGGFGGLVTFGVKGGLSAGRKVIDGVKLWSLLANIGDTRSLIIHPASTTHEQLSPAERASTGVTDDLVRLSVGIEHLDDIVADLDQALNAV
- a CDS encoding ACT domain-containing protein — translated: MTAPVSITRYAPFLLDTAQGLASVATHLSRRDAGSTRAAIVSSPPWLAAGLESALSTALKGNSTLARQELDGLLARGLLMLEEAERRLGAPPGSTSVEADGSRTLASLLEPARRALDGASLVRERRPALEDVVRGTGERLTAALLAKLLGARGVPSLEVDAADWTVTEGEPGQARVNREHTRARVATLRPSWEGRLTLHAGGRGTAVDGRSTTLGVEGADETAAVLSVLLGTPLTLWTDVPGVMTADPLHVADARPVPHLSYTEALELVYLGLPTLHPRALSTLRDADIPLRVRHLQQPDEPGTLIDVRGAGNGTVPTCVVSLEDLALLGLEGGTEEAARPVGPRALQALEAAGIDAWMAAQSSPGRSVAVVLRRAHAARAEQVLRRELAPELERGALQPPQVRAPVTQVALVAEAMGQGANVAGRLFQPLGALGVNVRAIAQTASARSISFIVDGAETALTVRTVHAAFHFAHEEVSLLVLGHGVVGSQLLEQLRMLQETLAQGHGIQLNLVGLADSRRVLFSPEGIPLKQWRERIQSVPEGASPPVVRALLEPLRRLPVPVLVDCTAAEGMQELYLEAFRSGIHVVAANKKPLTQPLEVWERLRSTAHLNHRAYHYETTVGAGLPVIQTLKDLVRTGDRVHGVEGSFSGTLGYLSQQLMDGVPLSKAVRTAREKGFTEPHPREDLAGTDAARKALILAREQGLDLSMEDVEVEPFVPREYLEEADVERFLTGLEKLDRTFTSRIEGLRAEGKVLRYLARIDPAAKDGPVLRVGPVAVPKEHPATRLRGSEAFVAFSTERYADYPLLVQGAGAGGPVTAAGVLADILKIAQNLRGR
- a CDS encoding alpha/beta fold hydrolase, with the translated sequence MRPVRPGQEIPPRAETPRVFDLSLPDLPLEAGARVAPHLVRGWWWGPPEDLAWLQSRARVHSEEATREGRLRVVRRTASELRDAASDARRIGLRRTPDPVPTVLLVHALTGDMNAGGEGGWWAPVIGHGRPLDPSRVRLLCFNNLGSCYGTSGPADEGFPLRTDDTRFGPSPVLPKGDLRLDERSLPATITPWDQARSILAALDALGVDEVALVIGGSLGGMVVLCLAALAPERFQRMVPIATAEAASAWAVGWNHVARQAILLDPEYPESPRRGLELARQLATLTYRAEAGLEALQPRPQAWSSRALYPVESYLEYQGTKLEARFDARAYLALLGAMDHHDLTRVPTPSGGPGVDRIRASTLTVGIDRDALFPPEHMKNLSRRLRAQGLHAEYAALCSVHGHDGFLIEWDALAPLLVRALALPPGVGRDARLSSTAGVRARKTS
- a CDS encoding potassium channel family protein; protein product: MKSPAARLMMDLRYLRALSRRFRSTLLLAAVIFGVGPALYHWRYVGPDGDRISYGEALHHVYFLLFGQPSLPYVADWFVESLNILIPPVSIALVVDGVVRFAYLFFARHKNDKEWVSVVSETMKGHVVVCGAGRVGYRVVTQLREMGKDVVVVEKREDATFVSALRDENIPLLIDDTRSPLCLPRTHVKKASAIVCATDDDLANLNIALDARRLNPGIRVVIRLFDDDLGAKVRDTFKAEALSSSSLAAPAMALAALDPRLVHSFRIGKHLMVVSLFVVREGLPGMNISQVRDRFGGLALSLIRGEEETLHPNGDVVLQVGDQITVQASYPEYCILRAFTGEADAPAYADHDNFLMPGYRPTG